The Enterobacter huaxiensis sequence GCGACTGGTTCTTCTGGCGGCAAAAGCGCGGCGTGGTGGTTGCCGGGCGCATGAGCGCCGCCGAAGGGAAGCGGGTTGCAGAGTGGGCGCAAACCCTCGGCTGGCCGTTGATAGGCGATGTGCTTTCCCAGACCGGCCAGCCGCTGCCGTGTGCCGACCTCTGGCTGGGTAACGCGAAGGCGACAACCGAGCTGGCGAAGGCGCAGATTGTGGTGCAGATAGGCTCCAGCCTCACCGGTAAACGTCTCCTGCAGTGGCAGGCGACCTGCACGCCGGAAGAGTATTGGCTCGTTGACCCGCTGGAAGGGCGGCTCGACCCGGCGCACCACCGCGGGCGTCGTCTGGTCAGCGGGATTGACAGCTGGCTTGAGCTGCATCCGGCTGAAAAACGTAAGCCATGGGCGGTAGAGATCCCGGAACTGTCGAGTCAGGCGTGGGCGCTCGCCGAAGCGCAGTGCGGGGGCTTCGGTGAAGCCGAGCTGGCTCACCGTATACGTCAGTATCTGCCCGAGCAGGGGCAGCTGTTTGTCGGTAACAGCCTGGTGGTGCGCCTGATTGACGCGCTCTCTCAGCTTCCCGCGGGGTATCCGGTTTACAGCAACCGCGGTGCCAGCGGCATCGACGGGCTGATCTCGACGGCGGCTGGCGTGCAGCGTGCCAGCGCGAAATCGACGCTGGCAATAGTGGGGGACCTCTCGGCGCTCTATGACCTCAACGCGCTGGCGCTCCTGCGTCAGGTTTCAGCACCCCTGGTGCTGATTGTGGTCAACAATAACGGCGGGCAGATCTTCTCCCTGCTGCCCACGCCGCAGAGCGAGCGCGAGCGCTTTTATCTGATGCCGCAAAACGTGCAGTTCGAGCACGCGGCGGCGATGTTCAGCCTCCGGTACCATCGCCCGGAAAGCTGGGAGCAGCTGGACGCGGCGATGAGCACCGCGTGGAAACAGCCTGGCACAACGCTGGTCGAGCTGGTGGTAAACGATTCTGACGGCGCGCAGAAGCTGCAAAACCTGCTGGCGCAGGTGAGCCACCTGTGAACCTCGCAGGCACGCAGCGAGCCGGAAAGCCAGGCTATCCCTGGCTGGTCTTTCTGCACGGTTTTTCCGGCGATAGCCGCGAGTGGCAGCCGGTTGGGGAGTCATTAGAGGATTATCCCCGGCTGTACCTTAATCTGCCGGGGCACGGCGCTTCAGCGGATATCAGCGTGGCGGGATTCGACGCGATGAATGCGTTGCTTACCCGAACCCTTATTAGTTACAACATACTGAACTACTGGCTGGTGGGGTACTCCCTCGGCGGCCGCATTGCGATGTTTCATGCCTGCCAGCAGGCAAAAGGGCTGAGCGGAATTGTCGTTGAAGGCGGCCATCCTGGGCTACGGGACGCGGATACGCGAGAAGCGCGGCTGGCCTCCGATCGCCGCTGGGCGGCGCGCTTTCGCGCCGGGCCGCTGAATAACGTCTTTACCGACTGGTACCAGCAGCCCGTCTTCGCTTCACTATCCGACGCACAGCGCCGGGGCCTGATAACTCTGCGCAGTCAGAATAACGGCGCCGGTCTGGCGGCAATGCTCGAGGCCACCTCGCTTGCCGTACAGCCAGATTTGCGCGCAGCGCTGAATGCGCTCTCTGTTCCTTTTCACTACCTGTACGGCGAACGTGATGAGAAGTTCGCGGCTATTGCCGCTGAGCTGAACGCCACG is a genomic window containing:
- the menD gene encoding 2-succinyl-5-enolpyruvyl-6-hydroxy-3-cyclohexene-1-carboxylic-acid synthase, which translates into the protein MSVSSFNRRWAAVILEALTRHGVRHVCIAPGSRSTPLTLAAAENRAFIHHTHFDERGLGHLALGLAKVSKAPVAVIVTSGTAVANLYPAIIEAGLTGEKLIVLTADRPPELIDCGANQAIRQPGIFSSHPSETVSLPRPTQDIPASWLVSTLDHAMASLRSGALHVNCPFAEPLYGEMNETSLAWQQQLGDWWESEKPWLSEQIHVESAKQRDWFFWRQKRGVVVAGRMSAAEGKRVAEWAQTLGWPLIGDVLSQTGQPLPCADLWLGNAKATTELAKAQIVVQIGSSLTGKRLLQWQATCTPEEYWLVDPLEGRLDPAHHRGRRLVSGIDSWLELHPAEKRKPWAVEIPELSSQAWALAEAQCGGFGEAELAHRIRQYLPEQGQLFVGNSLVVRLIDALSQLPAGYPVYSNRGASGIDGLISTAAGVQRASAKSTLAIVGDLSALYDLNALALLRQVSAPLVLIVVNNNGGQIFSLLPTPQSERERFYLMPQNVQFEHAAAMFSLRYHRPESWEQLDAAMSTAWKQPGTTLVELVVNDSDGAQKLQNLLAQVSHL
- the menH gene encoding 2-succinyl-6-hydroxy-2,4-cyclohexadiene-1-carboxylate synthase, whose amino-acid sequence is MNLAGTQRAGKPGYPWLVFLHGFSGDSREWQPVGESLEDYPRLYLNLPGHGASADISVAGFDAMNALLTRTLISYNILNYWLVGYSLGGRIAMFHACQQAKGLSGIVVEGGHPGLRDADTREARLASDRRWAARFRAGPLNNVFTDWYQQPVFASLSDAQRRGLITLRSQNNGAGLAAMLEATSLAVQPDLRAALNALSVPFHYLYGERDEKFAAIAAELNATRHVIPHAGHNAHRENPGAVASSLVQILRLRTKDTL